The Pedobacter roseus genome contains a region encoding:
- a CDS encoding TAT-variant-translocated molybdopterin oxidoreductase, whose translation MESNKKYWKGLEEYNNTPDFVKNNKNEFAEPLPIEDVLNEAGLSTVTPRRDFLKALGFGLGAVTLAACQSTPLKKSIPYLVKPEEVTPGIPNFYTSSFNGQSILVKTREGRPIKIEPNPNAGQFNCGTDARAQASVLDLYDVSKLKAPATVKGGQVEETTWAKIDSYVKGELAKAQAGGKKIRIVASTVNSPSTNAVIAQFVTKYPAAKLVQYDAVSYTGIIQANQNSFGKAVLPKYNFDKADLIVSFGADFLGTWISGEEFTSQYTANRNYKSLENKKMSRHIQFESGMSLTGTNADTRVPVKLSEEGPALIALYNAITGAALPGGTLGNNTTADKVIKLAAKELLQNKGKGLVVCGSNDVSTQILVNAINAAIGSYGTTIDLDNVCHLYAGNDAEFNGLVAEMSRGEVGAVLFLNSNPAYDAANTKAFTDALAKVPAKISFSDRADETATLCDAIAINHNYLESWGDANAYEGYYSIVQPTINPVFNSRQAEESLLTWADAPVKDYYQFVRSNWEAKVLPAAGLKWDEVLEKGVITVAAKPAGTYSFTLSLGAVATSIANSSKAFKGGDQIELQVYENVPMRDGKNANNAFLQELPDPVSKVTWDNFVALAPKTAEKLKVKEFDVVSVKGSNGYSVDLPVLIQPGQAQGTASIAVGYGRTKVGKAGNDVGKNAFPFVSFVNGTMQYATNVTITPTGGYYELAQTQTHHSFEGRAVIKEATFAAYLKNPGAGNEKGEHKDYDLWDQYEKPGNNWVMAIDLNACTGCGSCIVACNVENNIPVVGRDEVRRRREMHWIRIDRYYSYETPTGDVTKEKEIAKLEDLDHVSVVHQPMLCQHCDHAPCETVCPVLATVHSSDGLNHMAYNRCVGTRYCANNCPYKVRRFNWFNYWNDSRFDNYLNNEFTQLVLNPDVTTRSRGVMEKCSMCIQRIQGGKLQAKMEKRPLKDGDIKMACQEACSANAIIFGDSNDPNSEVSKALRSERIYYVLEEINVKPGIGYMTKIRNTDTKVQA comes from the coding sequence ATGGAAAGCAATAAAAAATACTGGAAAGGCTTAGAGGAGTATAACAATACACCCGATTTTGTTAAGAATAACAAAAACGAATTCGCCGAGCCACTTCCAATAGAAGATGTTTTAAATGAAGCAGGGTTAAGTACCGTTACCCCACGCCGCGACTTTTTAAAGGCGTTAGGTTTTGGTTTAGGTGCGGTTACATTAGCTGCCTGCCAAAGTACACCGTTAAAAAAATCAATTCCTTATCTGGTAAAACCTGAAGAAGTAACTCCGGGTATTCCTAACTTCTATACTTCTAGCTTTAATGGCCAGAGTATTTTGGTTAAAACGAGAGAAGGCCGTCCGATTAAAATTGAACCAAATCCAAATGCGGGTCAGTTTAACTGCGGTACCGATGCAAGAGCGCAGGCTTCTGTATTAGATTTATACGATGTATCTAAACTAAAAGCACCTGCAACCGTAAAAGGTGGACAGGTTGAAGAAACAACCTGGGCAAAAATCGACAGCTATGTAAAAGGCGAGTTGGCAAAAGCACAGGCTGGTGGAAAGAAAATCCGTATTGTAGCATCAACGGTAAACAGCCCATCAACTAATGCAGTAATTGCACAGTTTGTGACTAAATATCCTGCTGCTAAATTGGTACAGTATGATGCGGTTTCTTATACCGGTATTATCCAGGCCAATCAAAACAGTTTCGGTAAAGCTGTTTTACCAAAATATAACTTTGATAAGGCTGACTTAATTGTAAGTTTCGGTGCCGATTTCTTAGGCACATGGATCAGTGGCGAGGAGTTTACTTCTCAATACACTGCTAACCGTAACTACAAATCGTTAGAAAATAAAAAAATGAGCCGCCACATTCAGTTCGAAAGTGGAATGAGCTTAACTGGTACCAATGCAGATACCCGTGTTCCGGTTAAATTATCGGAAGAAGGTCCTGCCTTAATTGCTTTATATAATGCCATTACTGGTGCTGCTTTACCAGGCGGAACGTTGGGTAACAACACCACTGCTGATAAAGTAATTAAACTGGCAGCAAAAGAATTATTGCAAAATAAAGGTAAAGGCCTTGTAGTTTGCGGTTCGAACGATGTTTCTACACAAATTTTAGTAAATGCCATTAACGCCGCTATCGGAAGTTATGGTACTACTATCGATTTAGATAATGTTTGCCACCTATATGCTGGTAACGATGCCGAATTTAACGGTTTAGTTGCTGAAATGAGCCGTGGCGAAGTTGGTGCTGTTTTATTTTTAAACAGTAACCCTGCTTACGATGCAGCGAATACAAAAGCATTTACTGATGCATTGGCTAAGGTTCCTGCGAAAATTTCATTCTCAGACCGTGCTGATGAAACTGCTACACTTTGTGATGCCATCGCTATTAACCATAACTATTTAGAATCATGGGGTGATGCAAACGCTTACGAAGGATATTACTCTATCGTACAGCCAACCATTAACCCTGTTTTCAATAGCCGTCAGGCAGAAGAAAGTTTATTAACCTGGGCTGATGCTCCGGTTAAAGATTACTATCAGTTTGTACGCAGCAACTGGGAAGCTAAAGTATTACCAGCTGCTGGATTGAAGTGGGACGAGGTATTAGAGAAAGGTGTTATTACTGTAGCAGCTAAACCTGCTGGTACTTATAGCTTTACCTTATCATTAGGTGCTGTTGCAACTTCAATTGCAAACAGCAGTAAAGCTTTTAAAGGTGGCGATCAGATTGAGTTACAGGTTTACGAAAACGTACCGATGCGTGATGGTAAAAATGCCAATAACGCATTCTTACAAGAATTACCTGATCCGGTATCTAAAGTAACCTGGGATAACTTTGTTGCCCTTGCACCTAAAACTGCAGAGAAATTAAAAGTTAAAGAATTTGATGTTGTATCTGTTAAAGGTAGCAACGGATATTCAGTAGATCTTCCGGTGTTAATCCAGCCAGGACAGGCACAAGGAACTGCATCTATAGCTGTAGGTTATGGCCGTACCAAAGTTGGTAAAGCAGGTAACGATGTAGGTAAAAATGCCTTCCCTTTTGTTTCTTTTGTAAACGGAACCATGCAATATGCTACAAACGTAACCATTACCCCAACAGGCGGTTACTATGAGCTTGCACAAACACAAACTCACCACTCTTTCGAGGGCCGTGCAGTGATTAAAGAAGCTACTTTCGCAGCATACTTAAAAAATCCTGGAGCTGGTAACGAAAAAGGCGAGCATAAAGATTACGATCTTTGGGATCAATACGAAAAACCAGGTAACAACTGGGTAATGGCAATCGATTTGAATGCTTGTACAGGTTGTGGTTCTTGTATTGTTGCCTGTAACGTAGAAAACAACATTCCGGTTGTAGGCCGTGATGAGGTTCGCCGTCGTCGCGAGATGCACTGGATCCGTATCGACCGTTATTATAGCTACGAAACACCAACTGGTGATGTAACCAAAGAGAAAGAAATTGCTAAGTTAGAAGATTTAGACCATGTTTCTGTTGTTCACCAACCAATGTTGTGCCAACACTGTGATCACGCACCTTGCGAAACAGTTTGTCCGGTATTGGCTACGGTACACTCATCAGATGGTTTAAACCACATGGCTTATAACCGTTGCGTAGGCACACGTTATTGTGCAAACAACTGTCCGTACAAAGTACGTCGTTTCAACTGGTTCAATTACTGGAACGATTCTCGTTTCGATAACTATTTAAATAACGAGTTTACCCAATTAGTTTTAAACCCTGATGTAACTACACGTTCACGTGGTGTTATGGAGAAATGCTCAATGTGTATCCAACGTATACAAGGTGGCAAATTACAGGCTAAAATGGAAAAACGTCCATTAAAAGATGGCGATATTAAAATGGCTTGTCAAGAAGCTTGTTCAGCAAATGCAATCATATTTGGTGATTCAAACGATCCTAATTCAGAGGTTTCAAAAGCATTACGTTCTGAGCGTATCTACTACGTATTAGAAGAAATCAACGTGAAACCAGGTATCGGATATATGACTAAGATTAGAAATACAGATACAAAAGTACAAGCGTAA